The Girardinichthys multiradiatus isolate DD_20200921_A chromosome 11, DD_fGirMul_XY1, whole genome shotgun sequence DNA window ATTAAACCTACAGGTTAGAAACTAACGAGAAGACTTAACCATTAAAGGTCTCTCTCCACTCACCTGTCTTACTGCTTTGCTGGCTGCTATGTAGTTGTCTTCGTCGTCCAGGTTGCAGAAGTTGTGAGCAGTGGACAATCTCTCAATGAGCTCAGCTCTCTGCACATTTAGCTGAGCTAAGAAGCACTGAGCACCTAGAAAACCAAGGAGAGACCTAAGCTTGGGTACATCTAAACAAGTTCAAATTAAAAGGAAAGCGCACACTGACAACTGAGTGATTAAATGACAAATCAAATATGGTTCACAAATTGTAAGATGAACGAATGAAGGGATGGACAAAGGAATGGATGAACGGAtagatgaacagatggactaCCAGACAGATGAACGGATAAACAGACGCATGGGTGACAACCGGTTAACGtatgaataaacaaataaatgaataaattaatggACAAACAAATGAAAGAAGGAATGAATGAATAGGATTAATGGGTGGATAGATAAACAAAGGGGTAGGTGGATAAACGAATAAATATGGCCtaatgaatggatgatggatggataaatgaacAGACAAATAAACGACTCAATGGATGGATAGGGAATAAATATCAAGatcatatttgtttattttctgcataaatgttttgtttttcaatatttATCAAGATTAGCAACACGCCTTCATCAAAGTTCACATTTTTCCAGACTTAAAAGGAACGCAGAACTCTAAGCTCACCCAGTTTCCTGAATCCAGGCACCATGTCGACAAACGTTGCGACACCCTCGCTGAGGGGCTGTGGCAGGTGGGCTCTGAAATGGTGCCCCAGGGTGAGCAGGTGGTGTGCCAGGTACATGCAGTTGTTGTGCTGCACGGCGGCAAGGTGAGGAAACTTCAGCAGGTTCTCCCTGGAAGGAGTAAAGTGACAAATGTTCATCTCCACAGGGACAATATTTGGTTTATATGACCTGAGACGGAAGCATTCCTACTTGTGGTACGTCGGCACAACATCATAGAAGAgctgaaaaatgtttctcacAGTGAAGAAAAGCTGCAAGGCACTGAAAAGATCACAGATTTATTAGTTGGGTTTTTGTCCTGGAAGGAGTCCTGCagcatttaaacacaaaaagctaaaacagtAAAGTCTCTGAAACTGACCACTGTGTGGAGCTTCCAACAGCTTCACACAGTGTGTTGACTGCCAGCTCCATCAGCTGCTGCACCGACTCGCTGATGCGACAGGCTGGCAGACACAGACTGCAGGCGGACAACTGCTTTGAGTTCTCCATCGACACCTCTTCCTTCACCACCTCCTGCTTCGTTTTCACCTCTGAACTCGGAGGAGGCAGCTTGGGGAGCCGCAGCTTCGACTCTGGGTTGATCTAACACAGAAGAAAAGGAAATGAAGCTACGGTGTGTAAAATGATTCCACTGAGTGCATTTGTTCGTAAGAAAATAGTtcctacatatttttttaaatcataattaaaTTCTACTCCAGGCTCAAATGTGTGAAAAACAAATGGTGGAAAAACTTGACAATTTCTATATAGAAACTAAATTAAAGAAGGCACCACTAATTGATGTTTAGAACTccagtttttttaaatcttttatatCTTAAGGATAAGTGGAATTAAGTCTGGGAAGTTTCATTTTTTAATCCTTTTCCAGAActggaaaacacttttacaggGCAGAAGTCCAGTAAGACcaagaaaaaagtcaaaactGGCACAGAACATAAAATCGTATCCAAGGAATTAATAAGGAAGTAATTAAATTGCCTTGCAGAAATATTCACAGCTTTAAACTTTCACATGTTGTACTGTTACAAACACaacctttcatttttattttaagggaaagatcaacacaaactagtctaaaattaaaaagtaaaaaaacaaacaaaaaaaaccccctgtttttatcttttattttacaacaaataaaaatcgcATAACtgcggcatgcatttgtattcagtccacTTTGTCAATACTATGTTATAATCACAGCTTCTAGCCTTTTgcggtatgtctctaccagtttttcACAAAGAGACACTGAAATGTCCACCTGCTCTCCTTTGGAAAATAGTTCATGcttagattggatggagagcatccaGGATCACCAATGTTTAAGCCTTGCCACAGATATGCAATTGGATGTTTACCTATACCGTGCCATTACAGCTGAGGCTGTAGGTTTGGGGTGGCTGTCCTACTGGAAGTTGAACCTCCGTcccagtctgaagtcttttgtgacctctaacaggttttcttccaggattgccctggaTTTAGCTTCATCCTCCTAATAACGCTGATTAGCTCTCCTGTCtctactgaagaaaagcctccccacagcTTGCCACTACTAAGTTTCAATGAAGGTGTATTCAGAGTGATGCACAGAACTTGGCAGAGTTTTGCATAAATTTTCTATAAAACACATCGTTtgtacttttgcaagggacttgatgtatgtaaacattttgtgtttaaaatctaataaagtggattttttttattaccttcaTTGGTAACAAACAAGGAATAAGggttaatataataataattaacacCTATAATCAAGTGTTTCACATCTACAAAACTGTATTCATACATTATCCTATTTTTCCATATGTAGATCTTCACTCTTGAATGAATCATACTTTAACTGTGTTGTGCATCTTGGAGGTCATGAGTTTGCGTGCTGCCACGATAACGTCCCTGCATTTCTTGCTGGCAAAGTGACAGTTGACATCTCTGGCGTATTTGAGCAGGTCTGTGGAATCGTCCTGCAGATACTCCATGTTCTTAAGAGCCTCCTCAAACACCTCTGTCTCTCTAATCACCTTTAACAGAGAAATAGAGCCAATTAAAAGAGCTTTAATCAAGAGGCAGCGTTCGGATGTTTTGGTACGTACACTGTTGTATCTTTCAAGGTCGCTGCTGTTCGTGGGTATAGAGTACACAAGACAATCATGGATGATGCACTTTGACACTTCTTCCCAAATCAGTTCCCCAAGGATAGCTGAGAGCTTTTTATCCCCAATGGACACgtcttggggaaaaaaaacaaagagcaatTTGATTTCAACCTGGGACTATCTCAAGAAAAAAGGTACCATTTTATGCCGTGTTTTACCCAGCAGGTGTGAGTGTAGAGTCTTTAACACCAGCAGTAGTTTCTTGTAGACCTGTGAAGGAGTGGATCGCTCCTCATTGCCCTCCTCTAAACACTCGAGGCCCAGGATGGTACCCTCACCTTGCTGCTCTGATAAGGTCAGTTCAAGAGATGCGTACATAACCAGTGGCTTCAGCATGTTCTTCAGAAGCACGTGACCTAAAAAACGAGAGGAAGGTCTGGGCTTGGATATGAAGTGCAAGGAGAAAAATCAGCCAAAATAATGCGACTTTGTTTGctacacagatttttttttgggCGACGATTTTCAGCCTGAAAATTTCCAGCTGTCAGGCaataattcaactgaaaaacaactaAAGTCAAAGAAGGGAGAGAATGAATGGAAGGAAGGACGGACAGAGAAACAGGTGGATAGACGGAAGGAAGgatgggaggaaggaaggaaggaagggaggatggatgggaggaaggatggatggacaaacagatggaaggaagaaaggaaggatggatggatgggaggaaggaaggatggatgggaggacaaacagatggaaggaagaaaggaaggatggatgggagGAAGGATgggaggaagaaaggaaggatggatggacaaacagatggaaggaagaaaggaaggatggatggatgggaggaaggaaggatggatgggaggacaaacagatggaaggaagaaaggaaggatggatgggaggaaggaaggatgggaggaagaaaggaaggatgggaggacaaacagatggaaggaagaaaggaaggatggatggatgggaggacaaacagatggaaggaagaaaggaaggatggatgggaggaaggaaggatgggaggaagaaaggaaggatggatggacaaacagatggaaggaagaaaggaaggatggatggatgggaggacaaacagatggaaggaagaaaggaaggatgggaggacaaacagatggaaggaagaaaggatggatagatggatgggaggacaaacagatggaaggaagaaaggaaggatggatgggaggaaggaaggatgggaggaagaaaggaaggatggatggacaaacagatggaaggaagaaaggaaggatggatggatgggaggaaggaaggaagggatgGATACAACGTTTAGACAGCAGGATCAGGGAACACAGGTATTTTTCTACATTCTAATTTCTTTTTGCAAAcatatccagacctggaaaactaTAAAACCGGGTTAACAATAAATATTCAACAAATCCCACCAGTTTATTTTGGTTAAATACACGTGTTGATATGTACAATGATAGGTCTGAATAACCTATCATGTAGCTGCTTGTTCTTACTGAAGAGCTTGATTTTGTTCTGAAGGTCTCCCTGGATAGCCAGAGCTTGCAGGACGGAGCACAGCAGTGGGGTTGGCTTCGGTTCAAAGTCTTTAATGCAGGCATCACTCAGCACCAGCTCTATCTTATGGAAGGCCTTCGGACCTGCAGATTCTGAAGAAAAACGTCTGATCATCACTACTGCTGTTATACAGTTAAACGGGTATATTCTAAATGGCAAACAGTTTAGGTAAATATTGGAAATAGCTTTCCATTCTACAAAGCATGGGTTCCTCTTTTCAGACATAgaatattttttacctttggtGGACGGTAATCTCCAGATGACAAGGCGCTTCCACTCGTCTCCCAGGTGGTAAATTAAATTCTCTCTCTGCACGGTCAGCTCAGAGCTCAGAGAGCTGAGAAGTGGCAGCTGAGATGTTTTCCAATCCTTCAGTGAATCCACACTTTTCCCCGCCTGTACAGGAAGTttatccatatatatatatatgaatattttatttagttataataaaacaatgatcAGCAACTTTAACTTCAATATTCACATAAATAACCAACCATGGTTATAACTTGTCACCCttttaaaaattcatttttattattgatgTTATTTTTAACAGAAGGCTGCAGAATTTCTGAccttatattttttaaacttatgaAAAAAGCAAATATAGCGTACAAACCATCTGCTTCCTAAATCCCTAaagtgtgtgtttaaataaagcGATGTGATATAATAACTTTAATATCAAAGGCTTAATGATTAAATGTCACTGCTGATTAAAATTTTAACGCCAAGCATGTCTGAAAAGCTAGATACAAAGAGAAATATGGCATGCGTCAGATTTAATAAGCATACATGGCACCAAAATATCCTGAGATGTTTGTTAATTTTGTATgatggttttttgttttaagaaattCAAGACATTTGAGTCCAAAACATTGTGATGTAACCCTGGATTCAGGTTTCAAGTTCAACAAAAAGGTCAGCAGTGTTTTGCAGATCCATCAGTTACACCAGATTGCCAAACTGCAACCACTCTAGTCAAACCAAGACCTGGAGATAATAATTCAGGCTTTTATCACAACCCCACTAGATTATTGCAACTCACTTTATGCTGGGATCAGTCGGTCCTCTCTTTCCAGCCTTCAGCTCGTTAGAATGCTGCCGCTCATCTTTTAAACGGTACccgcaaacacaaacacatctcTCCTGTCCTGTCATCTGTCCACTGGCTGCCTGCGTGCTGAAGAGttgattttaagatttttgtcTTGGTGTTTTAATGTCTTAATGGTCTTGCTCTTCCGTCCTTCTGACTTTCTTTTTTGCcttatgttttactgtgggcCCTTAGATCAGCTGAGCATCTTCTGTTGGTTGTGCCAAAAACTAGGCTGAAGCAGAAAGGAGATCAGACCTTTTCAGTCGTGACCCCAAAATTATGGCACAATTTGCCTGCTGTAAGTATTAGACAATTTCTTCTTCTCTTGCGTTTTTAAGTCTCTTAAAAAGTGGCTTTTGACAGTGTGAGTTGGTttgtttctggttttatttgAGTAATTTCAGTATTCCCAGGATGTTTAATTTccacttttattgtttttgctctattttattattttatttgcgTCTTGGTTCTGATCTGTTTTAGTACTGCACAGTACTTAGGTTAAacaaattgcattttttaaatgtaccgtataaataaaatatatttggaaaccatgaacattttaaaagaagcGTGGATGTTTTCAGGTCTTCTTATCTGTATGATCAACTAATCCAAAAACATGAGGATGAATATGGTTTCTGTCTGGCATAAaaatagagattttttttttttagtacctGGACTAACCTAGATCAGCACCAACAGATCAAGACAGAAAATCTTTACAGTGCAGTTTGCGGTTGTTGATACTTTTATATTAGCTCATTTTAGAAAGTCTGTTGCAACTATATTAAAGaggcttttagtttttttatgatCCAAGCAAACAAATCACACCCACAGGTtgtttgaataattttatttgcatctgaacttttaatataatttagtACGGAAGGAAAGGCTGGAAAATATAAGTAACTCTTACCTTTTCTAGATGGGTTGCAGCATCGACATACTTCTTCTCCTGTAATGCTTTGTTGAAGTCCTCCATCGCACTGTGAAACTGCTCCACAAAACACTCATGTCAGACAATGAAATGCTCAAACGTTCAACAGCAACATTCAGCAAATACAATCTACCTGTTTTAAGTGTTCAAGCATTTTTATGATCATAGTGTTCTTCTCCAGCTGCTGCTTCAGCTTTAAGTATTCGTTCACTGCCACGTGGATGTTCTGCTGCACCTAaatcagcacaaacaaaaagtaTAACAGTCAAAATCCTACAAGTACATCCAATCGTTTAGACTAAATTTCACACATACCTCAGATTCAATGCAGTTTTTAAGAGCTTCCATTTCTTTAGAGACCGTATCAATCTGCACCATCAGGTCCTCTGATGCTTGAAGATTCGGTAAAAATTCACTGTACTTCTTGTTTATCATGTCACACACTTCCTCCTGAGGAAGAACACAGAGAAATTTGATCAGCTGGAAAGTCTGTGCATCTGATCAGCAGTCGTataacaaaaacagattttttgtatttgatggatgtaattattttttttattttttttcacaaggAAAATGACATCCATATAAGCCCTAAATACAATGCTGAATGTGGCTTCCAAATGTGCATACAAAGACCTGGCTGTCAACCTAAACCAAGAGACTGGACAACAAcagtaatcagagaagcagccaagaggcccattgcAACTCTGAATCTGTTGTCAGGTGAACTATTAGTCAGTCATTCACTTTACAAATCCGTCACCAAACATGGGGAAGTCTCTGCTTattttgacctacatgcaaagaACTGCTTGGTGATAAATAATACTAATACTGCACATAACACTGGACACACcttccccacagtgaaacacgatgagagcatcatggtgtgggaatgCTCCTCCTCaccagggacagagaagctggtctgAAACGACTGGGAAGACTGAGCGAAGTGAATATagtgcaatcctggaagaagcTGCAAACGACTTGAGTTTCACCTTCCACCAACGATTTTAAGTGTAGAAAATGAAGTCACGGTATGTCTTTATTCTTCCCCAGCAGTCGAAGAACTAGTTCGTATGTCAAAATATAAATCAGAACATCTATAAAACCGCCCTTGTCTCTTCAACTAAAATGTAGACTGAAGagcattttgttttatcagcaaaactctaataataatgaaaaatgtgGAGTACATTTAGACAACATAAAACTGTAAGGCTGAAAAGGCTGCGATCAAAGACATCTACATAGATTTGGCCAAGAAAACATACACGTAGCCTCCAGCATCAAATACAGCATCAAACGAATATTAACAAAATCCTATTTGTACTTTTTACATCATCCTAACCGTCCTGTCGGCGTAGTGAATTTTGTCAAGGAAAGCTACAACCACTTTTTGAGATCAGTGTTATTTTAAATGTCCCAGCAGAGCTTACCTGGCAGCCAGACGTTCACAGCTAACCGAGGTTCAAACTTTACTTCATACGAACGTTAGCAGATGCTACAGctagccagaaaaaaaaaaaaaaaacactacctTGGTATCTTCCACCTTCCGGGACATCCTGCTTATTTTGCTGGCCAGGTCCTCCTTCTCCAGCTTGCCGGAGCTGGCGAGCACCTCGGTTACAAACGACGTCATTCTGCAGAGTAACGTTATAAAGTTTTAACACGGTGACACACCAGCATCACAGCTGCAAACCGTCCACCCGCGCCAAGTACAACCCGCCTCCGTCGCTTCTTCTTCTGTACATTTTAGTGGAGGTTGTTGGGGCACTACTGCCCCCTACAGGACCAACGTTTGGGGCAGAAAGGAGAACGTTTTTTAGACCAACTCATGGGCATGAATGCCTTTGTACGGTTAAAAAATTATACAACAAACTACtacaatgatttttaaa harbors:
- the zw10 gene encoding centromere/kinetochore protein zw10 homolog, with product MTSFVTEVLASSGKLEKEDLASKISRMSRKVEDTKEEVCDMINKKYSEFLPNLQASEDLMVQIDTVSKEMEALKNCIESEVQQNIHVAVNEYLKLKQQLEKNTMIIKMLEHLKQFHSAMEDFNKALQEKKYVDAATHLEKAGKSVDSLKDWKTSQLPLLSSLSSELTVQRENLIYHLGDEWKRLVIWRLPSTKESAGPKAFHKIELVLSDACIKDFEPKPTPLLCSVLQALAIQGDLQNKIKLFSHVLLKNMLKPLVMYASLELTLSEQQGEGTILGLECLEEGNEERSTPSQVYKKLLLVLKTLHSHLLDVSIGDKKLSAILGELIWEEVSKCIIHDCLVYSIPTNSSDLERYNSVIRETEVFEEALKNMEYLQDDSTDLLKYARDVNCHFASKKCRDVIVAARKLMTSKMHNTVKINPESKLRLPKLPPPSSEVKTKQEVVKEEVSMENSKQLSACSLCLPACRISESVQQLMELAVNTLCEAVGSSTQCALQLFFTVRNIFQLFYDVVPTYHKENLLKFPHLAAVQHNNCMYLAHHLLTLGHHFRAHLPQPLSEGVATFVDMVPGFRKLGAQCFLAQLNVQRAELIERLSTAHNFCNLDDEDNYIAASKAVRQVIHQLKQLGTVWQDVLPVSIYCKAMGNLLNTAIMEIIAKIMMLEDISSEDGEHLHTMCQTIIEEGPLVFIPLAEENKNKKYQEEVPLYVKKWSTFKELVIVLRANLQEIVDRWADGKGPLAVEFSSSEVKSLIRALFQNTERRAAALTKIK